Proteins encoded together in one Cicer arietinum cultivar CDC Frontier isolate Library 1 chromosome 4, Cicar.CDCFrontier_v2.0, whole genome shotgun sequence window:
- the LOC101492832 gene encoding uncharacterized protein, with the protein MSHTESFSMNCSVSGVSGLDNFDAKKFGTFSTDQQTREFMMNRFLPAANAMTIQPSQYSSKKQYVVLVEQQLRDINKLVQNAKKPLVNKHTTDIIPYTGQVQDDESEDEGDVYDNDNSASMLSKGCGLLPNLHIRNSLSLLNPVAEVGKTNKSSHIRSFSPVPAVKKAWEAIHKNKSSNVVAPPEMQEGKKKWSIESNRFGFSGELPGRLSPFRRSRAAAAGISPCRSKPQSPFQGVKLLGDAKETEINKSGNLKFYSTGLGKVQGVPNQGAKRSSYLGSLAIEKTLYIDIISCLI; encoded by the exons ATGTCACATACAGAATCATTCTCTATGAATTGCAGTGTGAGTGGTGTTAGTGGATTAGATAATTTTGATGCGAAGAAGTTTGGAACATTTTCTACAGATCAACAAACAAGAGAATTCATGATGAATCGGTTTTTGCCGGCTGCAAACGCTATGACAATACAACCTTCtcaatattcttcaaaaaagcAATATGTAGTACTAGTGGAACAACAGCTTAGAGATATTAACAAATTGGTTCAGAATGCAAAGAAGCCCCTGGTTAATAAACACACCACTGATATTATACCATATACTGGTCAAGTTCAAGACGATGAAAGTGAAGATGAAGGTGATGTTTATGACAATGACAATTCTGCGAGTATGTTGAGTAAAGGATGTGGTTTGTTACCTAATTTACATATTAGGAATTCATTGTCCTTGTTAAATCCTGTGGCTGAGGTTGGAAAAACTAACAAAAGCTCTCATATTAGATCTTTTAGTCCAGTTCCAGCAGTAAAGAAG GCTTGGGAAGCAATTCACAAGAACAAGTCAAGCAATGTAGTTGCACCACCTGAGATGCAAGAAGGAAAGAAGAAATGGAGCATTGAATCAAACAGGTTTGGTTTTTCGGGCGAGCTTCCAGGTAGACTCTCTCCCTTTCGGCGTTCACGAGCTGCTGCTGCAGGCATATCTCCCTGCAGAAGTAAACCACAATCTCCATTTCAGGGCGTGAAGTTGCTCGGTGATGCTAAAGAAACTGAAATCAATAAATCAGGCAATTTGAAATTCTACAGCACTGGACTTGGTAAAGTACAAGGGGTTCCAAACCAAGGAGCCAAAAGAAGTTCATATTTAGGAAGTTTGGCAATTGAAAAGACATTGTATATAGACATTatatcatgtttgatttga